A window from Athalia rosae chromosome 5, iyAthRosa1.1, whole genome shotgun sequence encodes these proteins:
- the LOC110117318 gene encoding uncharacterized protein LOC110117318 isoform X1: protein MARLVMQSIHSPGRIEYPGPDSRRLSANEHILSSPDRRSISPLAVAGDPTWLRRLVDLYRDKQCARSAGLQRKITFGMRRTRGPKTSLIYHRRNETILEASPEPIIICSESAIFMNGLI, encoded by the exons ATGGCGCGGCTGGTTATGCAATCGATTCACTCGCCCGGTCGCATCGAATACCCCGGTCCAGATTCGCGGCGGTTGTCAGCGAACGAACATATTCTCAGCTCCCCggatcgacgatcgatttcCCCGTTGGCAGTTGCGGGCGATCCGACTTGGCTGAGGAGACTCGTTGACCTATACCGGGATAAGCAATGCGCGAGATCGGCGGGACTCCAGCGAAAGATTACATTCGGAAT GAGACGAACGCGCGGTCCAAAAACCAGTTTGATATACCATCGGAGGAACGAGACTATCCTCGAGGCATCTCCTGAGCCGATCATCATATGTTCGGAATCTGCGATTTTCATGAATGGGCTGATATAA
- the LOC110117318 gene encoding uncharacterized protein LOC110117318 isoform X2 — protein MREIGGTPAKDYIRNDLITLPGSDTPTVILVFLYTCSVAKVPMNDSPPVEKCHWFCRKILQAEQPSKFGMQKKQS, from the exons ATGCGCGAGATCGGCGGGACTCCAGCGAAAGATTACATTCGGAAT GACTTGATTACCCTACCAGGCAGCGACACGCCAACCGTAATTCTTGTgtttttatatacctgtagCGTTGCAAAG GTACCAATGAACGACTCTCCCCCCGTTGAAAAGTGTCACTGGTTCTGCCGGAAAATTCTGCAGGCCGAACAGCCATCAAAATTTGGAATGCAGAAAAAACAGAGCTGA
- the LOC105691276 gene encoding CRAL-TRIO domain-containing protein C3H8.02, producing the protein MEPISVNEADLKELKERMALITSADPTQYHNEFSLKRYLRAFKNVDAAFQAILKTNAWRVEYGVAHLNPKSAIVENNLNKARVLRHRDMYGRPVIYIPAKNHNPNERDIDILTKFIVYCLEDACKRCFEEVIDNLCIVFDLKDFGMTCMDNQLLRNLIWLLSRHYPERLGVCLILNAPTLFSTCWAVIKGWLDENTSSKVVFVNSDIELCQYLVPDILPSDL; encoded by the exons ATGGAACCGATATCAGTCAATGAGGCTGATCTCAAAGAATTGAAGGAACGCATGGCTCTTATTACCAGTGCCGATCCAACCCAGTATCATAACGAGTTTTCATTAAAGAGATATCTACGAGCTTTCAAAAATGTTGATGCTGCTTTTCAG gcaattttaaaaacgaatgctTGGCGTGTTGAATATGGAGTCGCTCATCTCAATCCAAAATCAgcaattgttgaaaataatctaAATAAGGCAAGGGTTCTGCGACATCGAGATATGTATGGACGACCAGTGATTTACATACCTGCTAAAAACCACAATCCCAATGAAAGAGATATCGACATATTGACCAAATTCATTGTTTACTGTTTG GAAGATGCTTGCAAACGATGTTTTGAAGAGGTAATTGACAATCTCTGCATTGTGTTCGACCTTAAAGATTTTGGGATGACTTGTATGGACAATCAGTTGCTGAGGAATTTAATTTGGCTCTTATCACGCCATTACCCTGAACGTCTTGGTGTTTGTCTAATTCTGAATGCTCCAACTCTATTCTCAACATGTTGGGCTGTCATTAAAGGATG GTTGGACGAAAATACGTCGAGCAAGGTGGTGTTTGTTAACTCTGACATAGAACTATGTCAGTATTTAGTGCCTGACATACTACCCAGTGATTTGTAA
- the LOC105691274 gene encoding tyrosine-protein kinase Btk29A isoform X6, with the protein MMVITALKNVAAAATNAVHSATAVHGQQNSGTPSTPIMPNGGPGTPSSKAKEKLMMRSKVVVALYPFRAIEGGDLSLEKGAEYEVLDDSQEHWWKVKDEHGSVGYIPSNYVKEKELLGLQKYEWYVGDMSRQRAESLLKQEDKEGCFVVRNSSTKGLYTLSLYTKVPHPHVKHYHIKQNSRGEFYLSEKHCCNSIPDLVNYHRHNSGGLASRLKTSPCDRPVPPTAGLSHDKWEIDHTELHLFEELGSGQFGVVQRGKWRGSIDVAVKMMKEGTMSEDDFIEEAKVMTKLQHQNLVQLYGVCSKHRPIYIVTEYMRHGSLLNYLRRNETSLGANVGLLLDMCIQVCKGMAYLERHNYIHRDLAARNCLVGSEHVVKVADFGLARYVLDDQYTSSGGTKFPIKWAPPEVLNYTRFSSKSDVWAYGVLMWEVFTCGKMPYGRLKNTEVVERVQRGIVLEKPKACFKEVYDVMRNCWSHCPDARPSFRLLKEQLINVSQGLLND; encoded by the exons GAGAAACTCATGATGCGGTCGAAAGTCGTGGTCGCGCTCTACCCTTTCCGAGCGATCGAGGGAGGTGACCTGTCCCTCGAAAAG GGCGCGGAATACGAAGTGTTGGATGATTCTCAAGAGCACTGGTGGAAAGTCAAAGACGAACATGG ATCTGTCGGCTATATCCCGAGCAATTAtgtgaaggaaaaagaacTTCTGGGTCTCCAAAAATATGA GTGGTACGTGGGTGACATGTCCCGTCAGCGTGCCGAGTCTTTGCTCAAACAAGAAGATAAGGAGGGCTGCTTTGTAGTACGCAACTCTTCAACAAAAGGACTGTACACACTGTCCTTGTATACAAAAGT TCCACATCCTCACGTCAAGCATTACCACATCAAACAAAATTCCAGAGGGGAGTTTTATCTCTCCGAAAAACACTGCTGCAACTCGATTCCTGACCTTGTAAACTACCACCGACATAACAGCGGTGGTCTTGCGAGTAGACTGAAAACAAGCCCCTGTGATCGACCCGTTCCACCAACTGCTGGACTTAGCCACG ATAAGTGGGAAATAGATCACACGGAACTACATTTATTCGAGGAGTTGGGGTCTGGTCAGTTCGGCGTTGTGCAAAGAGGGAAGTGGCGTGGTTCGATCGATGTGGCtgtgaaaatgatgaaggAGGGTACCATGTCTGAAGACGATTTCATTGAGGAAGCTAAGGTCATGAC TAAACTACAGCATCAAAATCTGGTCCAATTGTACGGCGTCTGTAGTAAGCATAGACCAATTTACATCGTGACGGAATATATGCGGCACGGTTCTCTTCTCAACTACCTTCGCCGTAACGAAACTTCTTTGGGAGCTAATGTTGGCTTGTTGCTCGATATGTGCATACAG GTCTGCAAAGGGATGGCCTACCTGGAAAGGCATAATTACATCCATAGAGATCTGGCTGCTCGTAACTGTCTTGTTGGATCCGAACATGTTGTCAAAGTTGCAGATTTCGGCCTTGCTAg GTATGTCCTTGACGATCAATACACAAGCAGCGGTGGCACCAAATTCCCGATAAAATGGGCACCCCCCGAAGTTCTGAATTATACTCGCTTCAGTTCAAAATCTGACGTATGGGCGTACGGCGTATTAATGTGGGAAGTTTTTACCTGCGGGAAAATGCCATACGGTCGTCTAAAGAATACCGAGGTTGTTGAACGCGTTCAACGTGGAATCGTCTTAGAAAAGCCCAAAGCTTGCTTCAAGGAAGTTTATGAT GTAATGAGGAATTGCTGGTCGCACTGTCCGGATGCTCGACCTTCCTTCCGACTTCTGAAGGAACAGCTGATCAACGTTTCTCAGGGCTTGCTCAATGATTGA
- the LOC105691274 gene encoding tyrosine-protein kinase Btk29A isoform X7: MPNGGPGTPSSKAKEKLMMRSKVVVALYPFRAIEGGDLSLEKGAEYEVLDDSQEHWWKVKDEHGSVGYIPSNYVKEKELLGLQKYEWYVGDMSRQRAESLLKQEDKEGCFVVRNSSTKGLYTLSLYTKVPHPHVKHYHIKQNSRGEFYLSEKHCCNSIPDLVNYHRHNSGGLASRLKTSPCDRPVPPTAGLSHDKWEIDHTELHLFEELGSGQFGVVQRGKWRGSIDVAVKMMKEGTMSEDDFIEEAKVMTKLQHQNLVQLYGVCSKHRPIYIVTEYMRHGSLLNYLRRNETSLGANVGLLLDMCIQVCKGMAYLERHNYIHRDLAARNCLVGSEHVVKVADFGLARYVLDDQYTSSGGTKFPIKWAPPEVLNYTRFSSKSDVWAYGVLMWEVFTCGKMPYGRLKNTEVVERVQRGIVLEKPKACFKEVYDVMRNCWSHCPDARPSFRLLKEQLINVSQGLLND, from the exons GAGAAACTCATGATGCGGTCGAAAGTCGTGGTCGCGCTCTACCCTTTCCGAGCGATCGAGGGAGGTGACCTGTCCCTCGAAAAG GGCGCGGAATACGAAGTGTTGGATGATTCTCAAGAGCACTGGTGGAAAGTCAAAGACGAACATGG ATCTGTCGGCTATATCCCGAGCAATTAtgtgaaggaaaaagaacTTCTGGGTCTCCAAAAATATGA GTGGTACGTGGGTGACATGTCCCGTCAGCGTGCCGAGTCTTTGCTCAAACAAGAAGATAAGGAGGGCTGCTTTGTAGTACGCAACTCTTCAACAAAAGGACTGTACACACTGTCCTTGTATACAAAAGT TCCACATCCTCACGTCAAGCATTACCACATCAAACAAAATTCCAGAGGGGAGTTTTATCTCTCCGAAAAACACTGCTGCAACTCGATTCCTGACCTTGTAAACTACCACCGACATAACAGCGGTGGTCTTGCGAGTAGACTGAAAACAAGCCCCTGTGATCGACCCGTTCCACCAACTGCTGGACTTAGCCACG ATAAGTGGGAAATAGATCACACGGAACTACATTTATTCGAGGAGTTGGGGTCTGGTCAGTTCGGCGTTGTGCAAAGAGGGAAGTGGCGTGGTTCGATCGATGTGGCtgtgaaaatgatgaaggAGGGTACCATGTCTGAAGACGATTTCATTGAGGAAGCTAAGGTCATGAC TAAACTACAGCATCAAAATCTGGTCCAATTGTACGGCGTCTGTAGTAAGCATAGACCAATTTACATCGTGACGGAATATATGCGGCACGGTTCTCTTCTCAACTACCTTCGCCGTAACGAAACTTCTTTGGGAGCTAATGTTGGCTTGTTGCTCGATATGTGCATACAG GTCTGCAAAGGGATGGCCTACCTGGAAAGGCATAATTACATCCATAGAGATCTGGCTGCTCGTAACTGTCTTGTTGGATCCGAACATGTTGTCAAAGTTGCAGATTTCGGCCTTGCTAg GTATGTCCTTGACGATCAATACACAAGCAGCGGTGGCACCAAATTCCCGATAAAATGGGCACCCCCCGAAGTTCTGAATTATACTCGCTTCAGTTCAAAATCTGACGTATGGGCGTACGGCGTATTAATGTGGGAAGTTTTTACCTGCGGGAAAATGCCATACGGTCGTCTAAAGAATACCGAGGTTGTTGAACGCGTTCAACGTGGAATCGTCTTAGAAAAGCCCAAAGCTTGCTTCAAGGAAGTTTATGAT GTAATGAGGAATTGCTGGTCGCACTGTCCGGATGCTCGACCTTCCTTCCGACTTCTGAAGGAACAGCTGATCAACGTTTCTCAGGGCTTGCTCAATGATTGA